CGGAGTCGTCGGCGGCGTCGGTGATCGGTGCCGACCAGACGTTCACGTCGATCAGCGAACCGTCCTTGCGCTGTCGTTTCGTCGCGACGCCCTCGATGACGTTCCCGGCGTCGACCCAGGCCTTGTGACGCTGGAACTCGTCGGTCCGGTCGGCCGGAACGAGCGGGTACTGCTGGTCACAGATCTCCGTCGCAGTCCAGCCGAACAACCGCTCGGCTCCACTGGACCACGAGCGGACCGTCCTGTCGTCGTCGATCGCGACGAGTGCCACAGGAGAGGTCTCGAAGATAGCTTTGAGCCGATTCCGTGACCGTTCGCTCCGTCGTCGCTCGCGTTCCCGGCGAACATCGTAGACACCGGTCAACAGGCCGCCGACCGCGCCGGTCCCGGCTACCCAGGCAGTGACGAGATACGGGTCGGCGAGGGCGATCTCGTGTGCACGCTGGTACGCGACGACGACGAGGGCAAGCGTCGTGATCGGGAGCGACCCGGCCAGCGACCACGCGACGAGTCGTCGGACCGCGCCGCTGTCAAGATCATTCGTAAGGAGCCAGCGGGCGCCAACGACCAACGGGGCGACGATACAGGCCAGGGCCGCGCTCGCGACGACCTGTCCCTCCGCCGGCGTCGATCGACCGCCGAGCCTGATCACGGTCGCGGACCCGACGACGAGCGCGGGCACCAGCAACACCAGTGTCCCGCCGATCCGCCATTGCCGCTCCGTGGGACGGGTGAGCAACCGAGCCATCGCTATCCGAACCGACTCGACACCTCGATGCATATCCGAAGGTCACTGCTTCCGGGGTATGAATCCCGGAACGGGTTCCCACCAGATAGGAACGTGCCCGGCAGCCACAACAGCTAACACCCCCTCGGTCCTGGGTCGGGAACATGCGCGTCGTCCACGACCCCGAGGGTGCCGCCCGCACGCTCGCGACGGAGGTCGACCGGGCCGAATCGGCCTTCGAGCAGTCCCGGGGGTTGATGTTCCGGCGGTCGATTCCCGACGACT
Above is a window of Haloarcula halophila DNA encoding:
- a CDS encoding sensor histidine kinase, which translates into the protein MHRGVESVRIAMARLLTRPTERQWRIGGTLVLLVPALVVGSATVIRLGGRSTPAEGQVVASAALACIVAPLVVGARWLLTNDLDSGAVRRLVAWSLAGSLPITTLALVVVAYQRAHEIALADPYLVTAWVAGTGAVGGLLTGVYDVRRERERRRSERSRNRLKAIFETSPVALVAIDDDRTVRSWSSGAERLFGWTATEICDQQYPLVPADRTDEFQRHKAWVDAGNVIEGVATKRQRKDGSLIDVNVWSAPITDAADDSVSGHMIALADVTDRRQREQQLAVLERVLRHDIRNTVNVIEGNSTVLTEELDGELGTAARRIVDRAQQLGRLSEKAREVTEVLRSSSADRTIDAVSVLVRERRRIAAEYPDCPFVVDTPEVASVAGDERLGIAIREALENAVEHGYYGTPEGTDPEVRLGVTIETEHVVVDIEDTGPGIPERERRPLSDETETALQHGSGIGLWAIYWLVRSLGGEVTIADRDPQGTVVTMRLPRAGTQRPPQPGQIE